From a region of the Thermus caldilimi genome:
- a CDS encoding MutS-related protein: MGRPSLLGSEEEVPPEVPPPPYFQDLLLDELEGLFLASQDGFGLLSFFRNLPNHKTAVLHRQAVCRELEGKASSLRGFLRSMEEVRGRLGLSQKARHPWQKALYHLQAARAYLAGVGALGRDWSLLPPHSPGLRAYAAHLEAYLQSPGFSNLRREAETVWQDLQGLRYVLHVHEGRLTLRAYQGEGDYGRRIMETFRPFFGPSSPTFPEPGMEEGPILNHIEEWLLDHLALLFPGPFARLQSFFATHQGFLDPVLARLEREVRFFLAYLDFLSPLRAAGLPFTYPEPADTPPFFVEGAFDLVLAAKLVAEGKVPIPNDFRVEREHILVITGPNQGGKTTFARMVGQVHHLFSLGLPVPGRRARLLLPDRILSHFEVRENPEDLRSKLESDLLRLRDILEQATARSLLILNEPLASATLVDARMIGRFLLEKIRDKGSLALVVTFLDELARLPGTRSLVAEVDPSDPSRRTFHIREKPAEGKAYALALAARHGLTYEALKRRLGGGA; this comes from the coding sequence ATGGGGAGGCCAAGCCTTTTGGGATCGGAGGAAGAGGTCCCCCCGGAGGTTCCCCCGCCTCCTTACTTCCAGGATCTGCTTCTGGACGAGTTGGAGGGGCTCTTCCTTGCTTCCCAGGACGGCTTTGGGCTCCTCAGCTTCTTCCGGAACCTTCCCAATCACAAAACGGCAGTGCTCCACCGCCAGGCGGTATGCCGGGAGCTGGAGGGAAAGGCCTCCTCCTTGCGGGGCTTCCTTCGCTCCATGGAGGAGGTGCGGGGGCGGCTTGGGCTTTCGCAAAAGGCCCGGCACCCCTGGCAAAAAGCCCTCTACCACCTGCAGGCCGCCCGGGCCTACCTTGCGGGGGTGGGGGCCTTGGGCCGGGACTGGTCCCTCCTTCCCCCCCATTCTCCAGGGTTGAGGGCGTACGCCGCCCACCTCGAGGCCTACTTGCAATCCCCTGGCTTCTCCAACCTACGCCGGGAAGCAGAAACCGTCTGGCAGGACCTGCAGGGGCTCCGTTACGTGCTCCATGTGCACGAGGGGCGGCTTACCCTTCGCGCCTACCAGGGGGAAGGGGATTACGGCCGGAGGATAATGGAAACCTTCAGGCCCTTCTTCGGCCCTTCTTCCCCCACCTTCCCAGAGCCCGGGATGGAAGAAGGCCCCATCCTCAACCACATAGAGGAGTGGCTCCTGGACCATCTGGCCCTTCTTTTCCCGGGGCCCTTTGCCCGCCTTCAGTCCTTTTTTGCAACCCATCAGGGGTTTTTGGACCCCGTTCTGGCCCGGCTGGAGCGGGAAGTGCGCTTCTTTCTGGCCTATCTGGACTTTCTTTCCCCCTTGCGTGCCGCGGGGCTTCCCTTTACCTACCCGGAACCTGCGGACACCCCGCCCTTTTTCGTGGAGGGAGCCTTCGACCTGGTCCTGGCAGCCAAGCTGGTGGCCGAGGGAAAAGTGCCCATACCCAACGACTTTCGGGTGGAAAGGGAGCACATCCTCGTGATCACCGGGCCCAACCAGGGGGGAAAGACCACCTTTGCCCGTATGGTAGGCCAGGTTCACCACCTCTTCTCCCTGGGTCTTCCGGTGCCCGGAAGACGGGCCCGCCTCCTTCTACCCGACCGGATTCTCAGCCACTTCGAAGTCCGGGAAAACCCCGAGGACCTTAGAAGCAAGCTGGAATCAGACCTGTTGAGGCTAAGGGATATCCTTGAGCAGGCCACGGCTCGTTCCCTCCTCATCCTGAACGAGCCCCTGGCCTCCGCTACCCTCGTGGATGCAAGGATGATAGGCCGCTTTCTGCTGGAAAAGATACGCGACAAGGGGAGCTTGGCCCTGGTGGTCACGTTCTTGGATGAGCTTGCCCGTCTTCCCGGAACCAGGAGCCTGGTGGCAGAAGTGGATCCCAGTGACCCCTCAAGGCGGACGTTCCACATCCGTGAAAAGCCTGCGGAGGGTAAGGCCTACGCCCTGGCCTTGGCGGCCAGACACGGACTGACCTACGAGGCGCTGAAGCGCCGCCTAGGAGGCGGGGCATGA
- a CDS encoding sensor histidine kinase: MARLAQAFAKLLRTLKAEREREQAFLALASHELRTPIAAFRVGLERLLKAPHLERDALAKLKVQAERLEALAENLLALSRTQSQDLRLVEVDLPELAGLAFDRFQPLAVARGRELILETQPAKAVADPRLLERALNNLVHNALLHGQGTVYVRTGTTDGQAYLEVQDEGPGPSPRAREGLGLRVVRQVAEALGANLHLAQEGGFRIRLLFRPPSASSPSMDLGA, translated from the coding sequence GTGGCCCGCCTTGCCCAGGCCTTTGCCAAGCTCCTGCGCACCCTTAAGGCGGAACGAGAGCGGGAGCAGGCCTTCCTGGCCTTAGCCAGCCATGAACTGCGCACCCCCATTGCCGCCTTTCGGGTGGGGTTGGAGCGCCTGCTCAAGGCTCCCCACTTGGAACGGGACGCCCTGGCCAAGCTAAAGGTCCAGGCGGAGCGCCTCGAGGCCCTGGCGGAAAACCTCCTCGCCCTCTCCCGAACCCAGTCCCAGGACCTGCGCCTGGTGGAGGTGGACCTCCCCGAGCTGGCGGGTCTGGCCTTCGACCGCTTCCAACCCTTGGCGGTGGCCAGGGGGCGGGAACTCATCCTGGAAACCCAACCGGCCAAAGCCGTGGCCGATCCCCGCCTCTTGGAGAGGGCCTTGAACAACCTGGTTCACAACGCCCTCCTTCACGGCCAAGGTACGGTGTACGTGCGGACGGGGACCACGGATGGGCAGGCTTACCTGGAGGTCCAAGATGAGGGACCGGGACCATCCCCCAGGGCCCGGGAGGGCTTGGGCCTGAGGGTGGTGCGCCAGGTGGCCGAGGCCTTGGGAGCGAATCTCCACCTTGCCCAGGAGGGCGGGTTCCGGATCCGCCTGCTCTTCAGGCCCCCTTCAGCCTCTTCCCCTTCAATGGACCTTGGAGCGTAG